CCCCTTCAAGGAGCAGGCGCATGTTTATTCAGACGGAATCAACGCCAAACCCCGCAACTCTCAAATTTCTGCCGGGACAAGATGTGCTGGGTGACGGCCACGCGGCTGACTTCCCGAATGCTACCGCCGCTGAGCGCTCGCCGCTCGCAAAGGCGCTGTTCGACGTGGACGGTGTTGCTGGTGTCTTCTTTGGCGCGGATTTTGTCACCATCACCAAAGGTGATGTGGAATGGCAGCATATTAAGCCGGCACTCTTAGGCGCCATCATGCAGCACTTCACCTCCGGCGCGCCGCTCATGAACGATAGTATTGAGAACACGGACCCGAATGAGGTTACGGAAGACGATTCCGAGATTGTCGGTCAGATCAAAGAATTGCTCGATACCCGTGTGCGACCTGTCGTGGCGCAGGACGGTGGCGACATTACCTTTCAGGGTTTTGACAAAGGCATTGTCTATCTCAACATGGTCGGCGCCTGCGCGGGCTGCCCCGCATCAACACAGACGCTCAAGCATGGCGTTGAAAACATGCTGAAGCATTTCGTGCCGGAAATCGAAGAGGTTCGTGCAGTCTAAGCGCGACACTGGTTACACAAACACAAGGACGAGCTATGGGGACGTTGGACGGAGCAGCGCTGGATACGATTTTCCGCGATGCCAGATCATTTAATGCGTGGACGGATAAAACTGTTTCCGATGAAACGCTGAAGGAACTTTATGATCTCATGAAAATGGGACCGACCAGCGCGAATTGTTCTCCTGCAAGAATTGTTTTTGTGCGCTCTGATGAGGCAAAAGAAAAGCTGATGCCGGCGCTCCTGCCACAGAATCAGGGCAAGACCAAAGAAGCGCCGGCTTGCGCGATCATCGGCTACGATCTTGAGTTCTTTGAAAAAATCCCGGAGCTCTTTCCGCACAATCCAGATGCGCGGAACTGGTTTGCGGGCAATGACCCGCTCATTCAGGAAACAGCGTTCCGCAATTCCAGCCTGCAAGGGGCCTATTTCATGATCGCGGCCCGGTCGCTGGGTCTTGATTGCGGGCCTATGTCTGGCTTCGACCCGATTGCAGTCAATGAAGCGTTTTTCCCGGACGGCAAGGTGAAGGCAAACTTCATCTGCAATATTGGGTATGGCGACGCGGGTAGAGAAATGTTTGACCGCTCGCCACGCCTCGCATTTGACGATGCCTGCTCCATCGTCTGACGAGCGGCGCTGAACACAAAAACATGACCACTCTTCTCGCCATTGATACCGGACAGGCAGCTTGCTCCGTCGCGCTATGGCGAGATGGTGCTGTCGCAGCGCATCGCTGGACACCCCTGCCCAAGGGTCATGCCGAAGCCCTGGTGCCGATGATCGAAGAAGTTCAGGCAGAAGCGGCTTTTGCGTTTGAGGATCTGAATGCCTTTGCGGTAACGGTGGGACCTGGCACTTTTACAGGGCTTCGTGTAGGGCTTGCGACTGCGCGTGGACTGGCGGTGGCGGCGGACAAGCCCCTGATTGGGGTCACCACACTTGAGGCGATTGCCCGGCCTGTGAGGCAAGAGGCAAAGGGCGGCGCGGCAATTGTGGCCAGCTTCGATGCGAGGCGCAACGAAGCCTATCTCCAAAGTTTCGCAGCCGACGGCGCAAGTCTCACGGAGCCCGCTTTGGTGTCTCTAGATGATCTAGCTGCCCATGTCCCTGATCAGACGCTCATATGTGTTGGGACGGGTGCGGCCCTTGTTCGCGATCGGTTGGCGTCACACGCCCACAATATTAGCCTTGCTTCAGCCGCAGCTCTTCCCGACGCGCGTATCGTTGCAGAGATTGCGGCGGACCGTCCTGCCAATACCGATAGAATGCCAGGCCCGCTCTACCTGCGTGCGCCCGACGCAAAACTGCCAGCCAACC
The DNA window shown above is from Parvibaculaceae bacterium PLY_AMNH_Bact1 and carries:
- a CDS encoding NifU family protein (Derived by automated computational analysis using gene prediction method: Protein Homology.), giving the protein MFIQTESTPNPATLKFLPGQDVLGDGHAADFPNATAAERSPLAKALFDVDGVAGVFFGADFVTITKGDVEWQHIKPALLGAIMQHFTSGAPLMNDSIENTDPNEVTEDDSEIVGQIKELLDTRVRPVVAQDGGDITFQGFDKGIVYLNMVGACAGCPASTQTLKHGVENMLKHFVPEIEEVRAV
- a CDS encoding malonic semialdehyde reductase (Derived by automated computational analysis using gene prediction method: Protein Homology. GO_function: GO:0016491 - oxidoreductase activity [Evidence IEA]), whose protein sequence is MGTLDGAALDTIFRDARSFNAWTDKTVSDETLKELYDLMKMGPTSANCSPARIVFVRSDEAKEKLMPALLPQNQGKTKEAPACAIIGYDLEFFEKIPELFPHNPDARNWFAGNDPLIQETAFRNSSLQGAYFMIAARSLGLDCGPMSGFDPIAVNEAFFPDGKVKANFICNIGYGDAGREMFDRSPRLAFDDACSIV
- the tsaB gene encoding tRNA (adenosine(37)-N6)-threonylcarbamoyltransferase complex dimerization subunit type 1 TsaB (Derived by automated computational analysis using gene prediction method: Protein Homology. GO_function: GO:0003725 - double-stranded RNA binding [Evidence IEA]; GO_process: GO:0006400 - tRNA modification [Evidence IEA]), with amino-acid sequence MTTLLAIDTGQAACSVALWRDGAVAAHRWTPLPKGHAEALVPMIEEVQAEAAFAFEDLNAFAVTVGPGTFTGLRVGLATARGLAVAADKPLIGVTTLEAIARPVRQEAKGGAAIVASFDARRNEAYLQSFAADGASLTEPALVSLDDLAAHVPDQTLICVGTGAALVRDRLASHAHNISLASAAALPDARIVAEIAADRPANTDRMPGPLYLRAPDAKLPANPLAASPSGLL